The Drosophila bipectinata strain 14024-0381.07 chromosome 2L, DbipHiC1v2, whole genome shotgun sequence genome has a segment encoding these proteins:
- the GramD1B gene encoding serine-rich adhesin for platelets isoform X7: MPKEEARRPPRKTTGVVEPKKVKRKKMIKDIDKPDPTTSSVILTAATAESPSGSKPPANANMIPETTQPDQLQSQTQSQSQSQPQPQSQTQSQLQDNPLETAPNPQQQSQPEEKEQQADAKSDESSAGDRRDSITEEITITTTTTTSTLSTKLLTIQEAAGSLEQSSLSKSSSSKQIASTTAPTGGSPPSSARLSPKPRHDSCGSSPGLGQAATSTSPCATSSPLNGSSQGATPSINIVSSDSSRDQPLQSQSVDSNGFTAPVGSLTDSPCSRKSSTSSKGKASQPKLSTSSSGRDEQDISQHRLSDLTPHELSLLRVDREQQVTSSSSTSNEKPAKPSRLSERAKKKSWYNVIYPNYKSRAEDFKKLFKDVPNDERLIVDYSCALQRDILVQGRLYVSQNYVCFHANIFSWETFLSIKWKDVTAITKEKTALVIPNAISIASGKDKYFFATFTSRDKSFLMLFRVWQNTLMNKQFSPQEIWKYVHSSYGEELGLTTDDEDYIDPTLDNGNETDFDFQTAIDDDSQSQRQSQQSNQSNQSNPQLPQSGNSSASSGGGASRASAPRKSKTKYFFNSSKSSANASASGSDNNKTRESSRKLNKKMKQNAKELTLSSVKPAEQSVSVTMTQVPVASSSSTAGSTTNTSTSSTVANHSGSGTLTGSGSGSGPVAPSGTDKKSAEKKISTASSSGAAAAAAAVAASDGTSGCPATESKLETKRKLSKNHKTADEAVPTDVSDSSDSEANNVPFVPTTECTSTHEGRQIVHTILPINVDTLFNMLFSKSKFLTDFHASRKSTDLIMGEWSRNEEGLNVRTVNVTVQLAASVGPKSSKVTEYQTMRECSKPGELYSIDVNSVNAGIPYADSFSVLIHFCLARTVDDHTMLSVHTQIKYKKSIWGVVKGFIEKNTWAGLEDFFGSQLHALQSETCIPPAKGKGRRPRRGMNPPSATSTSSSAKTATATTTTTAAVATTTSTDNDSIHEAPHHLSPSLLFTQPHQQHQHQHLHMHHHHHHHHGGQQHHHHHHQQHGHFDARPSHHHQPLSNHHYPHHQHPHWHHRKTITHSSRGTATQIRPLEEAGGTAQPGIAGLPGDTLDTQPLVAGAAVGAAPGHPLLLEGGKQPHLHQQQSHQHLHLQQHHKQQQQLHPGGDDGQPLAMGHGQGHRLGFRHRGLSLLVILLLCLMLALNVILLLKLWKLEERIDVDLSRRARLPNLAALKDLPNTNQEWLELLRDQEIAHEAELDKWQQVLQTAIELLKKVSNVCEKIYNDGKLRQRIESMSMPAHSEF; this comes from the exons GATTAAAGATATTGATAAACCCGACCCAACAACATCAAGTGTTATCCTAACCGCTGCGACGGCCGAAAGTCCGAGCGGCAGTAAGCCCCCCGCCAATGCCAACATGATACCCGAGACCACCCAGCCCGATCAGCTCCAGTCACAGACCCAGTCACAGTCACAGTCGCAGCCACAGCCGCAATCCCAGACACAGTCACAGCTCCAGGACAACCCGCTGGAAACTGCGCCGAATCCCCAGCAGCAATCGCAGCCGGAGGAGAAGGAGCAGCAGGCGGACGCCAAGTCCGATGAGAGCAGTGCTGGCGACAG GCGCGACTCCATCACTGAGGAGATCACGATTacgaccaccaccaccaccagtaCTCTGAGCACCAAGCTACTGACCATCCAGGAGGCCGCCGGCAGCCTCGAGCAGAGCAGCCTCTCCAAATCGTCGTCCTCCAAACAGATCGCTTCCACGACAGCCCCAACAGGTGGATCGCCGCCCAGCAGTGCTCGTCTCTCGCCAAAGCCGCGGCATGACTCCTGCGGAAGCAGTCCTGGCCTAGGGCAGGCTGCCACCTCCACGAGTCCCTGCGCCACTTCCAGTCCCCTGAACGGCTCCTCCCAGGGCGCCACGCCCAGCATAAATATCGTGTCCAGCGACTCGAGCCGGGATCAGCCCCTCCAATCGCAGAGCGTAGACTCGAACGGGTTCACCGCCCCGGTCGGAAGCCTCACGGACAGCCCCTGCAGCCGCAAGAGCTCCACCAGCTCCAAGGGGAAGGCGAGCCAGCCCAAGTTGTCCACCTCCAGCAGCGGACGTGATGAG CAGGACATCTCCCAGCACCGGCTGAGCGACCTCACCCCGCACGAGCTGAGCCTTCTCCGCGTGGACAGGGAGCAGCAGGTgaccagcagcagctccaccTCCAACGAGAAGCCGGCCAAGCCCTCCCGGCTCTCGGAGCGGGCCAAGAAGAAGTCCTGGTACAACGTCATCTACCCCAACTACAAGTCGCGTGCCGAGGACTTTAAGAAGCTCTTCAAGGACGTGCCCAACGATGAGCGTCTGATTGTGG ATTATTCGTGTGCCCTGCAGCGTGATATTCTAGTTCAGGGACGATTGTACGTATCACAGAACTACGTCTGCTTCCACGCCAACATCTTCTCCTGGGAGACCTTCCTGAGCATCAAGTGGAAGGATGTAACGGCCATTACCAAGGAGAAGACGGCCTTGGTGATACCCAATGCCATTTCGATAGCCAGCGGCAAGGACAAGTACTTCTTTGCCACGTTCACGTCGCGCGACAAGAGCTTCTTGATGCTCTTCCGTGTCTGGCAGAACACGCTGATGAACAAGCAGTTCTCGCCACAGGAGATTTGGAAGTACGTGCATAGCTCCTACGGCGAGGAGCTGGGCCTAACCACCGACGACGAGGACTACATCGATCCCACGCTGGACAACGGCAACGAGACGGACTTTGACTTCCAGACGGCCATCGACGACGACAGTCAGTCGCAGCGCCAGTCGCAACAGTCGAACCAGTCCAACCAGTCCAATCCCCAGCTGCCCCAGAGCGGCAACAGCAGCgccagcagcggcggcggtgCCAGCCGGGCCTCAGCCCCCCGCAAGTCAAAGACGAAATACTTCTTCAACTCGTCCAAGTCCTCGGCCAACGCCTCGGCCAGCGGTTCGGACAACAACAAGACCAGGGAGAGTTCGCGCAAACTCAACAAGAAGATGAAGCAGAACGCCAAAGAGTTGACGCTCAGCTCCGTGAAGCCGGCGGAGCAATCGGTCAGTGTTACCATGACCCAGGTGCCCGtagccagcagcagcagcactgcCGGCTCCACTACGAACACATCCACCTCCTCCACAGTCGCCAACCATTCCGGTTCCGGGACCTTGACTGGTTCAGGATCAGGTTCTGGCCCAGTAGCTCCAAGCGGCACCGATAAGAAGAGCGCTGAGAAGAAAATCAGCACGGCTTCTAGTTCAGgcgcagcagctgcagcagcggcCGTGGCGGCTTCGGATGGCACCTCAGGTTGTCCTGCGACGGAGTCTAAGCTGGAGACCAAACGCAAGCTGAGCAAGAATCACAAGACCGCCGACGAGGCCGTGCCCACAGATGTGTCCGACTCGTCCGACTCCGAAGCGAACAATGTGCC ATTTGTGCCCACCACAGAATGCACTTCCACGCACGAGGGTCGCCAGATTGTGCACACCATCCTGCCCATCAACGTGGACACTCTGTTTAACATGCTCTTCAGTAAATCCAAATTCCTGACGGACTTCCACGCCTCGCGCAAGTCCACAGACCTTATAATGGGCGAGTGGTCCAGGAATGAGGAAGGCCTGAACGTACGAACCGTAAACGTCACCGTGCAGTTGGCCGCCTCCGTGGGTCCCAAGTCCTCAAAG GTGACTGAGTACCAGACCATGCGGGAGTGCAGCAAGCCCGGGGAACTGTATTCCATAGACGTAAATAGTGTAAACGCAGGCATTCCATATGCGGACAGTTTCAGCGTACTCATCCACTTCTGCCTCGCCAG GACGGTCGATGATCACACGATGCTGTCGGTACACACCCAGATCAAGTACAAGAAGTCGATTTGGGGCGTTGTCAAGGGATTCATCGAGAAGAACACTTGGGCGGGTCTGGAGGACTTCTTCGGCTCCCAGCTGCACGCGCTCCAGAGCGAAACGTGCATTCCGCCCGCCAAGGGCAAGGGACGGCGTCCGCGGAGGG GCATGAATCCCCCTTCTGCGACATCAACATCCTCATCGGCGAAAACAGCCACTGCCACGACCACCACCACTGCAGCTGTGGCCACCACGACGAGTACGGACAATGACAGCATTCACGAGGCGCCACATCATCTGTCACCCAGTCTGCTGTTCACCCAGCCccaccagcagcaccagcaccagcacctgCACAtgcatcaccaccaccaccatcaccacggTGGCCAGCAGCATcatcaccatcatcatcaacagCACGGCCACTTCGATGCCAGGCCCTCCCATCATCATCAACCGCTTTCCAATCACCATTACCCTCATCATCAGCATCCCCATTGGCATCATCGTAAGACAATAACTCATTCGAGCCGAG GAACCGCCACACAAATACGCCCCCTGGAGGAAGCAGGCGGCACGGCACAGCCGGGCATCGCCGGCTTGCCCGGCGACACCCTAGACACCCAGCCGCTTGTCGCCGGGGCTGCAGTCGGCGCCGCTCCCGGTCACCCGCTGCTGCTCGAGGGCGGCAAGCAGCCCCATCTCCACCAGCAGCAGTCGCACCAACACCTCCACCTACAGCAGCACcacaagcagcagcagcagttgcacCCGGGCGGCGACGACGGCCAGCCGCTGGCGATGGGTCACGGGCAGGGTCACAGACTCGGTTTCAGACACAGGGGCTTGTCGTTGTTGGTTATTCTGTTGCTGTGCTTGATGCTGGCATTAAATGTGATATTATTACTTAAGCTCTGGAAGCTGGAGGAACGGATTGACGTGGATCTCAGTCGGCGGGCGCGACTGCCCAACTTGGCGGCCTTAAA ggaCCTACCTAACACAAACCAGGAATGGCTGGAGCTGCTGCGCGATCAGGAAATCGCACACGAAGCCGAGCTAGATAAGTGGCAGCAGGTGCTCCAGACTGCCATTGAGTTGCTGAAAAAGGTGAGCAATGTGTGCGAAAAGATCTACAACGACGGCAAGCTGCGTCAGCGGATCGAGTCGATGTCTATGCCGGCGCACAGTGAATTCTAA
- the GramD1B gene encoding uncharacterized protein GramD1B isoform X5, with translation MHFVTQQRAQNQHHQPQKSNPSSSSSLASASSSSISSCSGSGSGSGSGSGSGAGSSRFVALRKSASQGALPKSLATAQSLFLRPSAQSKHKRTASLNAAPMIKDIDKPDPTTSSVILTAATAESPSGSKPPANANMIPETTQPDQLQSQTQSQSQSQPQPQSQTQSQLQDNPLETAPNPQQQSQPEEKEQQADAKSDESSAGDRRDSITEEITITTTTTTSTLSTKLLTIQEAAGSLEQSSLSKSSSSKQIASTTAPTGGSPPSSARLSPKPRHDSCGSSPGLGQAATSTSPCATSSPLNGSSQGATPSINIVSSDSSRDQPLQSQSVDSNGFTAPVGSLTDSPCSRKSSTSSKGKASQPKLSTSSSGRDELSLSLVSQQDISQHRLSDLTPHELSLLRVDREQQVTSSSSTSNEKPAKPSRLSERAKKKSWYNVIYPNYKSRAEDFKKLFKDVPNDERLIVDYSCALQRDILVQGRLYVSQNYVCFHANIFSWETFLSIKWKDVTAITKEKTALVIPNAISIASGKDKYFFATFTSRDKSFLMLFRVWQNTLMNKQFSPQEIWKYVHSSYGEELGLTTDDEDYIDPTLDNGNETDFDFQTAIDDDSQSQRQSQQSNQSNQSNPQLPQSGNSSASSGGGASRASAPRKSKTKYFFNSSKSSANASASGSDNNKTRESSRKLNKKMKQNAKELTLSSVKPAEQSVSVTMTQVPVASSSSTAGSTTNTSTSSTVANHSGSGTLTGSGSGSGPVAPSGTDKKSAEKKISTASSSGAAAAAAAVAASDGTSGCPATESKLETKRKLSKNHKTADEAVPTDVSDSSDSEANNVPFVPTTECTSTHEGRQIVHTILPINVDTLFNMLFSKSKFLTDFHASRKSTDLIMGEWSRNEEGLNVRTVNVTVQLAASVGPKSSKVTEYQTMRECSKPGELYSIDVNSVNAGIPYADSFSVLIHFCLARTVDDHTMLSVHTQIKYKKSIWGVVKGFIEKNTWAGLEDFFGSQLHALQSETCIPPAKGKGRRPRRGMNPPSATSTSSSAKTATATTTTTAAVATTTSTDNDSIHEAPHHLSPSLLFTQPHQQHQHQHLHMHHHHHHHHGGQQHHHHHHQQHGHFDARPSHHHQPLSNHHYPHHQHPHWHHRKTITHSSRGTATQIRPLEEAGGTAQPGIAGLPGDTLDTQPLVAGAAVGAAPGHPLLLEGGKQPHLHQQQSHQHLHLQQHHKQQQQLHPGGDDGQPLAMGHGQGHRLGFRHRGLSLLVILLLCLMLALNVILLLKLWKLEERIDVDLSRRARLPNLAALKDLPNTNQEWLELLRDQEIAHEAELDKWQQVLQTAIELLKKTERTLAEMIVR, from the exons GATTAAAGATATTGATAAACCCGACCCAACAACATCAAGTGTTATCCTAACCGCTGCGACGGCCGAAAGTCCGAGCGGCAGTAAGCCCCCCGCCAATGCCAACATGATACCCGAGACCACCCAGCCCGATCAGCTCCAGTCACAGACCCAGTCACAGTCACAGTCGCAGCCACAGCCGCAATCCCAGACACAGTCACAGCTCCAGGACAACCCGCTGGAAACTGCGCCGAATCCCCAGCAGCAATCGCAGCCGGAGGAGAAGGAGCAGCAGGCGGACGCCAAGTCCGATGAGAGCAGTGCTGGCGACAG GCGCGACTCCATCACTGAGGAGATCACGATTacgaccaccaccaccaccagtaCTCTGAGCACCAAGCTACTGACCATCCAGGAGGCCGCCGGCAGCCTCGAGCAGAGCAGCCTCTCCAAATCGTCGTCCTCCAAACAGATCGCTTCCACGACAGCCCCAACAGGTGGATCGCCGCCCAGCAGTGCTCGTCTCTCGCCAAAGCCGCGGCATGACTCCTGCGGAAGCAGTCCTGGCCTAGGGCAGGCTGCCACCTCCACGAGTCCCTGCGCCACTTCCAGTCCCCTGAACGGCTCCTCCCAGGGCGCCACGCCCAGCATAAATATCGTGTCCAGCGACTCGAGCCGGGATCAGCCCCTCCAATCGCAGAGCGTAGACTCGAACGGGTTCACCGCCCCGGTCGGAAGCCTCACGGACAGCCCCTGCAGCCGCAAGAGCTCCACCAGCTCCAAGGGGAAGGCGAGCCAGCCCAAGTTGTCCACCTCCAGCAGCGGACGTGATGAG CTCTCCCTCTCGCTTGTCTCCCAGCAGGACATCTCCCAGCACCGGCTGAGCGACCTCACCCCGCACGAGCTGAGCCTTCTCCGCGTGGACAGGGAGCAGCAGGTgaccagcagcagctccaccTCCAACGAGAAGCCGGCCAAGCCCTCCCGGCTCTCGGAGCGGGCCAAGAAGAAGTCCTGGTACAACGTCATCTACCCCAACTACAAGTCGCGTGCCGAGGACTTTAAGAAGCTCTTCAAGGACGTGCCCAACGATGAGCGTCTGATTGTGG ATTATTCGTGTGCCCTGCAGCGTGATATTCTAGTTCAGGGACGATTGTACGTATCACAGAACTACGTCTGCTTCCACGCCAACATCTTCTCCTGGGAGACCTTCCTGAGCATCAAGTGGAAGGATGTAACGGCCATTACCAAGGAGAAGACGGCCTTGGTGATACCCAATGCCATTTCGATAGCCAGCGGCAAGGACAAGTACTTCTTTGCCACGTTCACGTCGCGCGACAAGAGCTTCTTGATGCTCTTCCGTGTCTGGCAGAACACGCTGATGAACAAGCAGTTCTCGCCACAGGAGATTTGGAAGTACGTGCATAGCTCCTACGGCGAGGAGCTGGGCCTAACCACCGACGACGAGGACTACATCGATCCCACGCTGGACAACGGCAACGAGACGGACTTTGACTTCCAGACGGCCATCGACGACGACAGTCAGTCGCAGCGCCAGTCGCAACAGTCGAACCAGTCCAACCAGTCCAATCCCCAGCTGCCCCAGAGCGGCAACAGCAGCgccagcagcggcggcggtgCCAGCCGGGCCTCAGCCCCCCGCAAGTCAAAGACGAAATACTTCTTCAACTCGTCCAAGTCCTCGGCCAACGCCTCGGCCAGCGGTTCGGACAACAACAAGACCAGGGAGAGTTCGCGCAAACTCAACAAGAAGATGAAGCAGAACGCCAAAGAGTTGACGCTCAGCTCCGTGAAGCCGGCGGAGCAATCGGTCAGTGTTACCATGACCCAGGTGCCCGtagccagcagcagcagcactgcCGGCTCCACTACGAACACATCCACCTCCTCCACAGTCGCCAACCATTCCGGTTCCGGGACCTTGACTGGTTCAGGATCAGGTTCTGGCCCAGTAGCTCCAAGCGGCACCGATAAGAAGAGCGCTGAGAAGAAAATCAGCACGGCTTCTAGTTCAGgcgcagcagctgcagcagcggcCGTGGCGGCTTCGGATGGCACCTCAGGTTGTCCTGCGACGGAGTCTAAGCTGGAGACCAAACGCAAGCTGAGCAAGAATCACAAGACCGCCGACGAGGCCGTGCCCACAGATGTGTCCGACTCGTCCGACTCCGAAGCGAACAATGTGCC ATTTGTGCCCACCACAGAATGCACTTCCACGCACGAGGGTCGCCAGATTGTGCACACCATCCTGCCCATCAACGTGGACACTCTGTTTAACATGCTCTTCAGTAAATCCAAATTCCTGACGGACTTCCACGCCTCGCGCAAGTCCACAGACCTTATAATGGGCGAGTGGTCCAGGAATGAGGAAGGCCTGAACGTACGAACCGTAAACGTCACCGTGCAGTTGGCCGCCTCCGTGGGTCCCAAGTCCTCAAAG GTGACTGAGTACCAGACCATGCGGGAGTGCAGCAAGCCCGGGGAACTGTATTCCATAGACGTAAATAGTGTAAACGCAGGCATTCCATATGCGGACAGTTTCAGCGTACTCATCCACTTCTGCCTCGCCAG GACGGTCGATGATCACACGATGCTGTCGGTACACACCCAGATCAAGTACAAGAAGTCGATTTGGGGCGTTGTCAAGGGATTCATCGAGAAGAACACTTGGGCGGGTCTGGAGGACTTCTTCGGCTCCCAGCTGCACGCGCTCCAGAGCGAAACGTGCATTCCGCCCGCCAAGGGCAAGGGACGGCGTCCGCGGAGGG GCATGAATCCCCCTTCTGCGACATCAACATCCTCATCGGCGAAAACAGCCACTGCCACGACCACCACCACTGCAGCTGTGGCCACCACGACGAGTACGGACAATGACAGCATTCACGAGGCGCCACATCATCTGTCACCCAGTCTGCTGTTCACCCAGCCccaccagcagcaccagcaccagcacctgCACAtgcatcaccaccaccaccatcaccacggTGGCCAGCAGCATcatcaccatcatcatcaacagCACGGCCACTTCGATGCCAGGCCCTCCCATCATCATCAACCGCTTTCCAATCACCATTACCCTCATCATCAGCATCCCCATTGGCATCATCGTAAGACAATAACTCATTCGAGCCGAG GAACCGCCACACAAATACGCCCCCTGGAGGAAGCAGGCGGCACGGCACAGCCGGGCATCGCCGGCTTGCCCGGCGACACCCTAGACACCCAGCCGCTTGTCGCCGGGGCTGCAGTCGGCGCCGCTCCCGGTCACCCGCTGCTGCTCGAGGGCGGCAAGCAGCCCCATCTCCACCAGCAGCAGTCGCACCAACACCTCCACCTACAGCAGCACcacaagcagcagcagcagttgcacCCGGGCGGCGACGACGGCCAGCCGCTGGCGATGGGTCACGGGCAGGGTCACAGACTCGGTTTCAGACACAGGGGCTTGTCGTTGTTGGTTATTCTGTTGCTGTGCTTGATGCTGGCATTAAATGTGATATTATTACTTAAGCTCTGGAAGCTGGAGGAACGGATTGACGTGGATCTCAGTCGGCGGGCGCGACTGCCCAACTTGGCGGCCTTAAA ggaCCTACCTAACACAAACCAGGAATGGCTGGAGCTGCTGCGCGATCAGGAAATCGCACACGAAGCCGAGCTAGATAAGTGGCAGCAGGTGCTCCAGACTGCCATTGAGTTGCTGAAAAAG ACTGAAAGAACTTTGGCTGAAATGATTGTACGCTAA